The DNA window CGGTGGCGCTGCTGTACCGGCGCGTGGGTGCGGGCGTGGAGGTCTATTGGGTGAAGCGCGGCAAGGCGCTGGCCTTCGCCGGCGGCTTCTATGCGTTTCCCGGCGGCAAGCTGGACGCGGCGGACGCGGAGGTCCCCGTGCGTGGCGCGACGGGAGAGGACGCCGCGTTGCGCTCGGCCGCCGCGCGAGAGCTCTTCGAGGAGGCCGGCGTGCTCGTCGCCGAGGGCGCGGAGGCGCTCTCCCAGACGAAGCTGGACGCCCTGCGCAAGTCGCTGCTCGCCGGAAAGCTCGGCTGGGGCGCGCTGCTCCACGAAGAGGGATTGTCGCTGCGGGCCGAGGACTTCCGGAGCGCGGGCCGGTGGATTACTCCGCCCGCGGTGCCGGTGCGCTTCGACACGCACTTCTACCTGGTGGAGATGCCGCCCAAGGCGCGCGCGGAGCTGTGGCCCGGAGAGCTGTCGGAGGGCGCGTGGGTGGCGCCCCACGCGGCGCTGGAGCGGTGGACGGACGGCACCGCGCTCCTGCACCCGCCCGCGGTGCATGCGCTCCAGGTGCTGGGCTCGTTCCAGGATGAGGCGGATGCGCGGGCGCGGCTGTCCACGCCGCCGTACTGCCCGGGCTACATCTCGCAGCGCATCGAGTTCCAGCGGGGCGTGCGCACCGTGGCGCTGGAGACCGCCACGCTGCCACCCGCGACACACACCAATGCGTATGTGCTGGGCAACGGCGAGCTGTTGCTGGTGGACCCGGGCTCGGGTGACGTGAAGCAGTACGCCAAGCTGCTGTCGCTCGTCGCGGGGCTGAAGTCGGAGGGGATGAAGCCCGTGGCCGTGGTGTTGACGCACCACCATGGCGACCACGTGGGCGGCGCCCGCGCGGTGAAGGAGCGGCTGGGCATTCCCCTGTGGTGTCACGCGCGCACGGCGCAGGCGCTGGACTTCCCGGCGGAGCGGCTCCTGGAAGACGGCGACGTGCTGGAGCTCGCGGGAGACGTGCCCCAGCGCTGGCGCGTGCTGCACACGCCCGGACATGCGCGGGGTCACATCTGCCTGGTGGACGAGCGCAGCCGCGCGGCGGTGGTGGGCGACATGGTGGCCGGCGTGGGCACCATCGTCATCGACCCGCCCGAGGGCAACATGCGCGACTACCTCACGCAGCTCGCGAGGCTGCGCGACTTGCCCGTCACCACGCTGTATCCCGCGCATGGCCCGCCGCTGCCGGACGGCCCCGCGAAGCTCCAGGAGTACTTGAACCACCGCGCCCAGCGCGAGGCGCTCATCCTGGAGATGGTTCCGCCCGACGGCATCTCGCTCGCGAGGGTGGTGGAGCTGGCGTACGCGGACACGCACCCGCTGATGCACCCGGTGGCGGAGCGCAGCGCGCTGGCCACTCTGGAGAAGCTGGTGTCCGAAGGCCGCGTGCGCGAGGAGTCGTTGCAGTACTTCCGCGTGGCGAGGTGAGCGACGGGGCGCGCTTCAGAAGCGCCCCATCAACCCCAGGCGTGCGCCGTGCTCGGTCATCCCCGCGACGGGCATCAGCCGCACGCCGGTGTCGGCGCGCGACGGAGGCGGCGGCGTCACCGGGCGGTTGGCCTGATGGGACATCTCGTAGCCCGTCGTCGCGCCGATGATGGGGAGCAGCAGCAGCAGGGCGGAGACGGCCTGGTCGTCCTCGTCGAGTCCCAGGATGGCCGAGCCCAGGAGCGCGCCTCCCCAGCCGACGAGGCTTCCTCCCGCGGTGGCGAGGAACGTGCCCTTGCCATCCATCAGCCGTCCGCCCACCCACGTACCGGCGGGGACTCCGATGAGCAGGCCCGTGAGTCCACCGACGAGCGAGACGACCTGGCACTCGTCACAGCCCACCGTGGGCGCGCCAATCAGGTAGCCCACCAGCAGTCCCAACGCGCCACCGGCGATTCCGCCCGTCGTCCCGCCGATGAACTCCACGGCCACGCGGGGGACGGGGTCCTCCGTGGTGACGGCGGGCTTCAGGCCCGGCCGGGTCTGCTCCGCCATGTCCGTGCTCGGAGGGGGGGCGGCCTCCTCGAGGTTCCTCGGCGTCGCATACGGGATGTCCTGCGGAGCGGGGACGAGCGGGGGCGGGGTCAGCTCGGGGGCCGGGCTCTGGGCGGGCTCGTTCTCGG is part of the Myxococcus landrumus genome and encodes:
- a CDS encoding MBL fold metallo-hydrolase, translating into MSERLPSLGLGLDFSHVPSEPRGSAVALLYRRVGAGVEVYWVKRGKALAFAGGFYAFPGGKLDAADAEVPVRGATGEDAALRSAAARELFEEAGVLVAEGAEALSQTKLDALRKSLLAGKLGWGALLHEEGLSLRAEDFRSAGRWITPPAVPVRFDTHFYLVEMPPKARAELWPGELSEGAWVAPHAALERWTDGTALLHPPAVHALQVLGSFQDEADARARLSTPPYCPGYISQRIEFQRGVRTVALETATLPPATHTNAYVLGNGELLLVDPGSGDVKQYAKLLSLVAGLKSEGMKPVAVVLTHHHGDHVGGARAVKERLGIPLWCHARTAQALDFPAERLLEDGDVLELAGDVPQRWRVLHTPGHARGHICLVDERSRAAVVGDMVAGVGTIVIDPPEGNMRDYLTQLARLRDLPVTTLYPAHGPPLPDGPAKLQEYLNHRAQREALILEMVPPDGISLARVVELAYADTHPLMHPVAERSALATLEKLVSEGRVREESLQYFRVAR
- a CDS encoding GlsB/YeaQ/YmgE family stress response membrane protein — translated: MRLSRTLSAGFAVLLLSSTGFARAQVAPENEPAQSPAPELTPPPLVPAPQDIPYATPRNLEEAAPPPSTDMAEQTRPGLKPAVTTEDPVPRVAVEFIGGTTGGIAGGALGLLVGYLIGAPTVGCDECQVVSLVGGLTGLLIGVPAGTWVGGRLMDGKGTFLATAGGSLVGWGGALLGSAILGLDEDDQAVSALLLLLPIIGATTGYEMSHQANRPVTPPPPSRADTGVRLMPVAGMTEHGARLGLMGRF